In Halococcus saccharolyticus DSM 5350, the following are encoded in one genomic region:
- the aceA gene encoding isocitrate lyase, producing MPTPEELIGDTDVFTKDIDNPAAEELREMLDTQDYVFAPGMYHALDARLAEMAGHDAAYMSGYSTVLGQFGFPDLEMVTMTEMVENAKRMVEATHLPVIADCDTGYGGIHNVRRAVREYEKVGVAAVHIEDQVTPKRCGHIAGKQIVPREDAQARFEAAVDAKQCEDTVIIARTDAYGSANGDWEEHLERGRLYADAGVDIVWPEMPDPSREDAVEYAETIHETHPDLDLAFNYSSSFAWSEQDDPLTFEELGDLGYKYQFITLFALHSGAHAAFEDMKNLAENAEQGQFDLEDRYLDHETESHHELSFVDKFQDIEMEFDPEARSRIEGSEGFSEDERDPLTADAESDD from the coding sequence ATGCCAACCCCTGAAGAACTCATCGGAGACACGGACGTCTTCACGAAGGACATCGACAACCCCGCAGCCGAAGAGCTGCGCGAGATGCTCGACACCCAGGACTACGTGTTCGCGCCCGGCATGTACCACGCCCTCGACGCCCGGCTCGCGGAGATGGCGGGCCACGACGCCGCGTACATGAGCGGCTACTCCACGGTGTTGGGCCAGTTCGGGTTCCCGGACCTCGAGATGGTCACGATGACCGAGATGGTCGAGAATGCGAAGCGAATGGTCGAGGCGACCCATCTCCCTGTGATCGCCGACTGCGACACCGGGTACGGCGGGATCCATAACGTCCGGCGCGCGGTCCGAGAGTACGAGAAGGTCGGCGTCGCCGCGGTCCACATCGAGGACCAGGTGACGCCGAAGCGGTGTGGCCACATCGCGGGCAAGCAGATCGTTCCGCGTGAGGACGCCCAGGCTCGCTTCGAGGCCGCCGTCGACGCGAAGCAGTGTGAGGACACCGTGATCATCGCGCGCACCGATGCCTACGGCTCCGCCAACGGTGACTGGGAAGAGCACTTAGAGCGGGGGCGGCTCTACGCCGACGCTGGCGTCGACATTGTCTGGCCCGAGATGCCCGATCCCAGCCGGGAGGACGCTGTGGAGTACGCCGAGACGATCCACGAGACCCACCCCGATCTCGATCTCGCGTTCAACTACTCCTCGTCGTTCGCGTGGTCCGAGCAGGACGACCCGCTCACCTTTGAGGAGCTGGGCGACCTCGGGTACAAGTACCAGTTCATCACCCTCTTCGCGCTCCACTCGGGCGCACACGCGGCCTTCGAGGACATGAAGAACCTCGCGGAGAACGCCGAACAGGGCCAATTCGATCTCGAAGACCGGTATCTCGATCACGAGACCGAATCCCACCACGAGCTGTCGTTCGTCGACAAGTTCCAGGACATCGAGATGGAGTTCGACCCAGAGGCGCGCTCGCGCATCGAGGGATCGGAGGGGTTCTCGGAGGACGAACGCGACCCCCTGACCGCTGACGCCGAGAGCGACGACTAA
- a CDS encoding MBL fold metallo-hydrolase, whose translation MVDSDWNDWLPQAITDADPDGVAIWYLGCNGFVLTDGDTTLFIDPYLGTGDPPRTIRMIPVPFDPADVKAADAVLATHEHTDHVHGPSQAPILEGTGATFLAPDDSLAVAREDERWTDEWDVDDEQLDEVTEGDTMAIGDFTVHVEEAHDPDATHPVSYVIEHPAGTFFHGGDTKPSEAFERIGEEYDIDLAALAFGSVGRIPDKETREPTRTRWYNDENQAIEIAAALQTDRLLPTHWDMWKGLTADPTALHHHVGSFDHPNTLEIVEIGDRVGL comes from the coding sequence ATGGTAGACTCAGACTGGAACGACTGGCTGCCGCAGGCGATCACTGACGCCGATCCCGATGGCGTGGCGATCTGGTATCTCGGGTGTAACGGGTTCGTGCTGACCGACGGCGACACGACGCTGTTCATCGATCCGTACCTCGGAACCGGTGACCCACCGCGAACGATCAGAATGATTCCAGTGCCGTTCGACCCGGCCGATGTCAAGGCGGCCGATGCGGTGCTCGCGACTCACGAACACACCGACCACGTCCACGGCCCCTCGCAGGCTCCGATCCTCGAAGGAACCGGCGCGACCTTCCTCGCGCCCGACGACAGCCTCGCGGTTGCGCGCGAGGACGAGCGCTGGACCGACGAGTGGGACGTCGACGACGAGCAACTCGACGAAGTGACCGAGGGTGATACGATGGCAATCGGTGATTTCACGGTCCACGTCGAGGAGGCTCACGATCCAGACGCAACCCACCCGGTGAGCTACGTCATCGAACACCCGGCTGGCACCTTCTTCCACGGCGGCGACACCAAGCCGAGCGAGGCGTTCGAACGGATCGGTGAGGAGTACGACATCGATCTCGCGGCGCTCGCGTTCGGCAGCGTCGGCCGGATCCCCGACAAGGAAACCCGCGAACCAACCCGAACGCGGTGGTACAACGACGAGAATCAGGCTATCGAGATCGCCGCCGCCCTCCAGACCGATCGCCTCCTCCCGACCCATTGGGACATGTGGAAGGGACTTACCGCCGATCCGACCGCGCTCCACCATCACGTCGGGAGCTTCGACCACCCGAACACGCTCGAAATCGTCGAGATCGGTGATCGGGTGGGTCTGTAG
- a CDS encoding aldolase/citrate lyase family protein, translating into MSARHDERLHDRKFVRTFFTTPTAVEGEEDSAKMLRSASGLQGMEAPDVWVPDNEDATAPSMRDEGAENIVEVLSENGAEFPGEIHPRVVWHRDSPQTRYQGFQHMLDIADPDNGAVEXVWHRDSPQTRYQGFQHMLDIADPDNGAVEHLDGFVIPEVGGIDDWKKADELITIVEAEHGLEEGSLAMSVIIESGAAELAMGELREEMGKPTNNLERLFMLVDGEVDYTKDMRAITPTGDLPAWPELRHNTSRGASAAGLIAVDGPYDDIRDVEGYRERMTDNQAKGMLGIWSLTPGQVVEANQAPLPPETGRWLLDDGTRQVDLDDQGDEQVYTGDRVSLTESGDGYVLTVGGDQQELDEDDLREELLDMAAYVPSMDDIVDSMEEFEAARDAGTGAIAMERATTIVIDDVAVDIATDRMWDEATYQAAMTPVSLFQDVYENRPDQHDDLADRYGQSVVERATDVGN; encoded by the coding sequence ATGAGCGCTCGACACGACGAGCGGCTGCACGACCGGAAGTTCGTCCGCACGTTTTTCACCACGCCGACGGCGGTGGAGGGCGAGGAGGATTCGGCGAAGATGTTGCGGAGCGCGAGCGGCCTGCAGGGGATGGAAGCGCCGGACGTGTGGGTACCGGACAACGAGGACGCCACCGCGCCGTCGATGCGCGACGAAGGTGCGGAAAATATCGTTGAAGTCCTCTCGGAGAACGGCGCGGAGTTCCCTGGCGAGATCCACCCGCGGGTAGTGTGGCACCGCGACAGCCCCCAAACCCGGTATCAGGGGTTCCAGCACATGCTCGACATCGCCGATCCCGACAACGGGGCCGTCGAGCANGTGTGGCACCGCGACAGCCCCCAAACCCGGTATCAGGGGTTCCAGCACATGCTCGACATCGCCGATCCCGACAACGGGGCCGTCGAGCATCTCGATGGGTTCGTGATCCCAGAGGTCGGCGGGATCGACGACTGGAAGAAAGCCGACGAACTCATCACGATCGTCGAGGCAGAGCACGGGCTTGAGGAGGGGAGTCTGGCGATGTCGGTGATCATCGAGAGCGGTGCAGCGGAGCTGGCGATGGGCGAGTTGCGCGAGGAGATGGGCAAGCCCACGAATAACTTGGAGCGGCTGTTCATGCTCGTGGATGGTGAGGTCGACTACACCAAGGACATGCGCGCGATCACCCCGACTGGAGATCTGCCGGCGTGGCCCGAACTCCGCCACAACACCTCTCGGGGTGCGAGTGCTGCGGGGTTGATCGCGGTCGACGGTCCCTACGACGACATCCGCGACGTCGAGGGCTACCGCGAGCGCATGACCGACAACCAGGCCAAAGGAATGCTCGGGATCTGGTCGCTCACCCCCGGGCAGGTGGTCGAAGCGAACCAGGCACCGCTGCCGCCCGAAACCGGCCGATGGCTCCTCGACGACGGCACCCGGCAGGTCGACCTCGACGACCAGGGCGACGAGCAGGTCTACACCGGCGACCGCGTCTCGCTTACCGAATCCGGCGATGGGTACGTCCTCACGGTCGGTGGCGACCAACAGGAACTCGACGAGGACGACCTCCGCGAGGAACTGCTGGACATGGCCGCGTACGTCCCGAGCATGGACGACATCGTCGACTCGATGGAGGAGTTCGAAGCCGCCCGCGACGCCGGCACCGGCGCGATCGCGATGGAGCGCGCCACTACCATCGTCATCGACGACGTCGCCGTCGACATCGCCACCGACCGGATGTGGGACGAGGCCACCTACCAGGCCGCGATGACCCCCGTCAGCCTCTTCCAGGACGTCTACGAGAACCGCCCCGACCAGCACGACGACCTCGCCGACCGCTACGGCCAAAGCGTGGTCGAGCGCGCCACCGACGTCGGTAACTGA